The genomic segment gaaaagggggaaaaaattTCTTGTGGGATGCGAAGTGTGAGGAAGCATTCGCCCAACTCAAAGCTTATCTATCTGAACCGCCGGTCTTGGCGAAGCCTGAGTTCGGAGAACCACTCTTTCTTTACGTAGCCGTATCGGATAGTGCGGTCAGTGGAGTTTTGGTTCGTGAAGAAAGGGGGGAGCAGCGACCAATTTTCTATATCAGCAAGTCATTCACTGGAGCGGAGTCGAGGTATCCTATGATGGAAAAATTGGCTCTAGCAGTGGTCACTTCGGCAAGGAAGCTGCGGCCTTACTTCCAGTCCCATACGATCGTAATCCTGACGACGCAGCCACTTCGGACGGTATTACATAGTCCGAGCCAATCCGGACGGCTGGCTAAATGGTCTGTTGAGTTGAGCAAATATGACATCGAGTTCCGGACTCGAACCTGCGCGAAGTCACAAGTGCTGGCCGATTTCTTGatcgaactcccactagcctcCTCGGCTAGCGATAATGTCGAAACTCCATGGACGCTGTATGTTGATGGAGCTTCTTCCAAATCAGGGGCAGGAATCGGGGTCCGCCTCACTTCTCCTACAGGCGAAGTGATCGAGCAATCATTTCGCTTGGCTTTCAGTGCATCCAACAACGAAGCTGAGTACGAATCTTTCCTTGCCGGCTTGCGCCTCGCAGTGGGGATTGGTGTCCGAAAACTTCGAGCTTTTTGCGATtcgcagctggtcaccaaccagtttTTGGGGGAGTACGAAACAAAGGATGGCCGCATGGAGGCTTATTTGTCCACAGCGCGGGAGTTAGTCGCCAAGTTCGAGGAGTTcgaaatcactaagatcccacAAAGTGAGAACTCCGCTGCGGACGCTTTAGCATCTCTGGCTTCCACTTCGGATCCTGCGACAACAAGGATCATCCCCGTCGAAGTCATCCAGTTTCCAAGCATCCGGCTAGAGAGCACAAACGTCGTGACCCGCGCAATGAAAAAACAGTTGGCCGCTGAAGAAGCAGCTCGTAAGACGGCTGCGGACTCTCGACCCCCGGAAGATCCGGACCCTGTCTTGCCTACCCCAATGGAAGTTCACTCACCTCTCGCCGAGCCCGACGAAAGTTCAGCTCCGGAATCATCGAGCTCACCAGCTGACAATCAAGCCATTATCCCACATGCCACCTCGAGCGGCACGAATTCTAACAGCTGGGGGGCAGACGACTGGCGGAGCCCGATCTGGGCTTACCTGGAAAAAGGGGAACTCCCAGCCGACAAGTGGGCAGCTAGGAAACTCAAGGTTATCAGTGCGCGGTACTGCATCCACAACGGAATACTTCTACGCCGAAGTGTAGCCGGTCCTTATCTAACGTGCGTGGCTGGCAGAGAGCCCGTGATGCTAATGCGAGCTGTTCATGACGGTCCCAATGGGAATCACTCCGGAGGTCGGACTCtggctttcaaaatcaaacgGCAAGGATACTTCTGGCCTACCATGATCACGGACTGCGAAAAGTATTCTCGAACTTGTGAGAAGTGTCAGAAGCACGCCCCGTCAATGCACCAACCTACCGAGCTCTTGTCTTCAGTGTCCGCGCCATACCCATTCATGAGGTGGTCTATGGATATCATCGGTCCATTACATCGAGGACCAGGAGGAGTCCAGTACGTGCTCGCTCTTACCGACTATTTCTCCAAATGGGTAGAAGCGGCAGCCTATGCGAAAGTAACAAGTGACGAAGTGGAACAGTTCGTGCTTAAGAGCATAATCTACCGCTACGGTGTCCCATATGAAATCATTACGGACAATGGCCCGCAATTCATCTCTTCGAAGTTCGAAGAATTCTGTGCGAAGTGGAAAATTCGACTCAATAAGTCAACCCCTCGTTACCCGCAAGGTAATGGACAAGCCGAGGCGATGAATAAGGTCATACTTGCCAACTTGAAGAAACGGCTCGATGCTCGTAAGGGGCGCTGGCCGGACGAACTTCAGGGCGTCCTTTGGGCGATCCGAACAACACCTCGGCGGGCCACTAATGAGACACCTTTCTCCCTGGTTTACGGAGTTGATGCCGTAGTCCCAGCCGATATAGAAGTGCTCGGAGTCCGTACTGCGCTAAATCCACCTCGACCTGAAGAGAATGAGGAATTCCTACAGGATACTCTCGATACAATCAACGAGCGTCGGGATCAGGCCTTGGTTCGGATCCAGAATTACCAGAACGCAGTAGCTCGGTACTATAACTCCAAAATCCGAGGCAGACCCTTGGCAGTTGGCGACCTAGTCCTCCGGAAAGTCCACGAGAACACCGAGGAGCTCAATGCAGGGAAGCTGGGAATTAACTGGGAAGGACCATACAAAATTACTCGCGAAGTCCGAAATGGAGTCTATCAGCTCGAGGACTCAGAGGGGAAACCAGTCCCGAGGTCTTGGAATTCTTTACACCTCAAACTCTTTCACAGCTGATTTATTTGTATCGAACTACGATTTGGCTTGATCCCgataagggtacgtaggcagcccactTCGGGTCCAGCTATCCATATNaaaaaaaaaaaaaaaaaaaaaaaaaaaaaaaaaaaaaaaaaaaaaaaaaaaaaaaaaaaaaaaaaagccgaaGTCCGACTTCGCATCTACCATTTAAAGCCGAAGTCAAACTTCGCAAGCCTAAAccgaagttctcacttcgtACTCAGCTTTACTTTAAAGCTAAATTTTGCGAAAAATTTAAACCGAAGTCCTCACTTCGTCCTCTGCTTTACTCAAAGTCAAAGCTCAGTTTCGCAAAATTCTTATCTAAACCGAAGTAATCACTTCGTACCCAGCTTTACTTATAAGTTGGGATGTCATTTTTTCCAAACTATTTAGCCGAGGTTCTCACTTCGCGTTCATTTCTGCTCGTACCATCTTTTAAAACGAAAGATTGTGGAAATGTAGTTCacattaagcaaaaaaaaaataataaaacggAGCGGTCACCACGACCAAAACACTCCGGAACGAGTCTAAAATAAATACTACAAAACAGGGGGGCAACTCGTGCCAAGACAACCCCAGAATAGGAACTATTGATTCGGAGGAGTAGGATCAGACGCCGCCTCGGAAAGGGCCAAGCCCATCTCCGCTAGCTCCCCTTCCGACCTGGTGGTCGCCAGATAGTCGTCCATCCCCTGATTCGAGAGTTGCCCGAGGTTAGTGCCGGACTCGTCTATTGTGACGCTAAGCGGGTGCTCGGTGCATAAGAGATCGGGCGTATCCGCTAAAAGGTCTGAGAACGCAGCAAGGTCGAGTTCACGGGGAGTTACCTTTGAAACCTTCTCGTCAGCCTCCTCCTCGTCAGTTTTCAGGAGCCCGAGCTCGGCCTCCATATCCTCGATCTCGCCCCGAGAGATCTCTTCGACCAGCATCCGGTTAGCCCGGATCTCGGCAGCTCGGATCTGAAGCGGGGCtagcttctccctctcttcgaAGGTGACCTTCACCTCCTCGACCAGAGGACGGAGAGTCCGCCTCATTGCCTGCCTCTCCTCCCTTCGCACCCTCTCAATCTTGCAGCTGTTGCCAGCCTCGAGTAGCTGATTGCGGAGCTCGATATCGTGCAACCTACTCCTTGCCGCCTTCGCATCCTCTGCGGCCTCGTAGTAAAGGTCCCCCGCCTTCTTTAGTTTGTCTCGGAGGTCCTCGTTGGCAATTCCGAGGTCAAGCACCTGTACCTCGGCTTTCTTCATCCGAGCCCGGATTTGTTCGGCTTTCTCCACGGTCGAAGCGTTCTCGGCCTCTAGTCTAGCATACTCCTTCACCTGGGCTTCCAGGTCAGCAATCTTTTCCCGGAGAAGGCTCACCTCGGAGGACGAGGGAGAGGCAAACAGCTGATCTTCGTAAGACGCCACCGAGGAGTTAAACTCGAACATCAGCTGAAAAGATAGCTTATTAAGCGACCGTTTGGCGAAAACAAAAAGGGggcaaagaaaaacaaagaatattTACCTCGCCGATTTTATCCGCAAAGCGAAAGAAGTTTGCGCGATTGACCTCGGTCATATCCGCGAATGCCGGGATCCGAACTCCGGGACGGATGTAGCTCCGCATTAGATCGGCTGGGGACGCAGGAGGAGCTGAAAGATTTTTGAGCAAGTCATTTCAGTAACAACTATCGAACTATCAGAGGTACAAAAGCAAAGTTAAGAAAATTTACCTCGGGCGAAAGAACGTTGTTCCTTCGGAGGATTTCGTCCGGAGTCTTTAGGCAGTGGGGCCTCCTTAAATCTCCCCTCCGAGGAAGGACCCCTGTCTTTCGAGCTAGATCTACTTCGCTCATCCCCTGACGGGCCAGTCCGGGCTTGCCCCTTTTCACGCGAGGAGGAGGCGGTCTCaggctccttcctcttctttgatgAATCAGTTTGCTGAGAGGAGGCCTCTTTTGAGGTGTTCTTCGGTATTGGGGGGGAAGGAGCGACCTCTCGTGGTTCATCACTGGAATCAGCAATGACAATCACGGGGGGATCAACGGGCCAGCAGGAGCCCCGGTTGATTCAGTGCCGAGCTCGGGAGAGCCAGTTGGAGGCGCGGAAGTCCCGCTCACCTCGAGAGCGGAGGAGCTGGAGGGGTTCTTGTTAGAAATGCGAGCTTTGCCTTCAGCGAGGGCCATCGCCATCTGCTTCTTCGCCTCTTTTTCGGCAATTCGGCACGCCCTCTCTTCCCTGTAGTTCATCTCCGAAACGCTTAAGGGCGTGGAGCAGACGAGAGAACGCCTTTTGAGCCTTGCCGTGGACTCTCTGATCCTCTCGCAGGAGAAAGAGTCCCAAGCGATCTGTCCTTGGCTACAGAACCTCGAAAAGAACTCAGCGAACGTAGGGCAAAGCAATCCGCGTTCGAAGTGATCTGAAAAGGAAACAGTTAAAagtgagacaagaaacaaaatcacaCTCGAGCTGGGCCTAGTAGGAAACGCTAGTCTACCAATTTTCGAGGTCCACTTCGAAACGAACGAGCTCGTGCGATGGCCAAAAGTGAGCTCGTTGACCGGGAAGAAGAAGTAGGACTTTCTCCATTTCTCGTCTTTCTCAGGCAGGTCGTCGAAGACCTTCAGTCCGGAGAGCGGGCTCACGTAGAGTGTACCCTTAGTACGACCCGTCTTCACGGTGTATACCTGGAGGAAGTCCGCCAGTGATAGCTGGTAACTGAATTCCTCCCCCAGGGTTTGCAAGCACATAACGGTCCAAACGAAGTTCGGGCACATTTGGGGGAGAGCGAAGCCCAGTTCGAACATCATCTTAACGATGAGCTCGGGAAGGGGAAACGACAAGCCACACGCAGAGAAGAAAATCTCGAACGCGCAGCAGTATCCCGGAGGAGGATTCTCCGGGGATTCGTGGGACTCCGGAATCTGAGTTCAATCTCAGACGGAATCCCGGTGGAGCCTCTAACCTCCGACAGGTTCGCCGCCGAGAGAATTGACGGCGGATGAGGGCCAAAAACGCCTGGAATCAGGGGTTTCGAAGGTTTACCCGACGAGGATTTCGGAGGAGACATTCTTTTCCGGGAAATTAGTGAAGAacgaagaaagagaaaagggcTTTTCCGGCGAAAGCAGGGAGATTTAcgggagaaaagagagagaatctaagagcataaaaacataaattgaagattaagggagagagagaagtcgGGGATTACCTTTATACACAGCACCAGAAAGCAATGATTGCCTAGGGAAGTGAAAGGTCTCGCAccgtttcttttctctcttataaCCAACACGCCACCTAGTGGGCCCCGAGGCTTGTTCGGGAAGGCAAATCCCATCATTACCTCGATCAAATCGTGGAGATATGGGGAAATATTCAGTTTCCCGAAATTGATCGTTTGAGGGTTAAAAGTCCCCCGAACTGTTTAGCTCGAgagacttggggggcaactgttgtacccacgatctgccGTCTCGGATAATAGGCCAGAGGGCCCAGGCCGGGCTTGGCTATTGGGCCGAAAAGCATGTTAtcgatcggcccatcaggcccagAGAAGGCAAGAGAGCGCGGAGACGTTTCATGCTGGACAGCTCGGAGTTCGGGCCCAGTCAAAGATTCCTGCATTCAAGGGTGTTAATTAGTCCGTGCGAATCGTGCCCtattaattgtacattaat from the Camelina sativa cultivar DH55 chromosome 12, Cs, whole genome shotgun sequence genome contains:
- the LOC109128011 gene encoding uncharacterized protein LOC109128011, encoding MEKLALAVVTSARKLRPYFQSHTIVILTTQPLRTVLHSPSQSGRLAKWSVELSKYDIEFRTRTCAKSQVLADFLIELPLASSASDNVETPWTLYVDGASSKSGAGIGVRLTSPTGEVIEQSFRLAFSASNNEAEYESFLAGLRLAVGIGVRKLRAFCDSQLVTNQFLGEYETKDGRMEAYLSTARELVAKFEEFEITKIPQSENSAADALASLASTSDPATTRIIPVEVIQFPSIRLESTNVVTRAMKKQLAAEEAARKTAADSRPPEDPDPVLPTPMEVHSPLAEPDESSAPESSSSPADNQAIIPHATSSGTNSNSWGADDWRSPIWAYLEKGELPADKWAARKLKVISARYCIHNGILLRRSVAGPYLTCVAGREPVMLMRAVHDGPNGNHSGGRTLAFKIKRQGYFWPTMITDCEKYSRTCEKCQKHAPSMHQPTELLSSVSAPYPFMRWSMDIIGPLHRGPGGVQYVLALTDYFSKWVEAAAYAKVTSDEVEQFVLKSIIYRYGVPYEIITDNGPQFISSKFEEFCAKWKIRLNKSTPRYPQGNGQAEAMNKVILANLKKRLDARKGRWPDELQGVLWAIRTTPRRATNETPFSLVYGVDAVVPADIEVLGVRTALNPPRPEENEEFLQDTLDTINERRDQALVRIQNYQNAVARYYNSKIRGRPLAVGDLVLRKVHENTEELNAGKLGINWEGPYKITREVRNGVYQLEDSEGKPVPRSWNSLHLKLFHS